In Burkholderia savannae, one genomic interval encodes:
- a CDS encoding DUF2169 family type VI secretion system accessory protein, translating to MKIIKPFRISPLTRLYRMHGQEHLGVAALMAATLGEHPQLLTDSALWNLAGEALRGYTLDMALPKPCPEFLVCGYAYGKHAGERSGGACEVGIGVAGVEKRLRISGDRQWAGGRVTPARPFEQLPLDWEFAYGGAGFADNPRGRGAEPSQDGVRPLPNIEYAHSPMRFPDELPAPAGFCPIDATWPQRASLSGEYDRQWLETDFPGFPRTLDPRCFNIAPADQQLTGLAEFPDGVAYELTHLHPDHAVLTGRVPALRARSFVVRAGRETPEEIPMRLTTLWFIPHRERVVMIYHGATAVAQFDASDVQALLLGADASGQPRPPEWYRQVIEWRTRHDKAVLYALRDRDLLPERYLPADSPAEPAAATQGARQRLMRDRLSAFADARPVEEPRLDQLVEFVERQEAAADEARARLEAMRRDLPSGREAPAAKRRGPPAPAVFHGDGDEAGQAAATDWSGMQKMQRDAHESLRKLYLQSAQHQDAPDRLSEAASESRRAFVAAAVAAGRSLEGVDLTGADLSGMDLRGARLAGAMFESADLSDADLSGAIVDHAVLVRAGLNRTRFVNADLTGANLSLAACDETDFSGANLSDCIVERVRLRKCRFEGGILSDTRFGDCRFHEVDFSRATLRNLIVVDQSFENVNFSNATIRKMLLMNCSLADVRFSAADIDGFGIVDARTQAPLRFDAANLVKACFVQRCDVARADFSFATLSEVNFREADLDAADFHGARIGNCDFTDARLRAANLRGAKSEGSHFVRTDFTGADLRDTDLIAAYLRGATLDGADLRGANLFRANLSEVLSDGDTQWAGAYLDHAMRFPAARARQ from the coding sequence ATGAAAATCATCAAACCCTTCAGGATCAGCCCGCTGACCCGTCTCTACCGGATGCACGGACAAGAGCATCTCGGCGTCGCCGCGCTGATGGCCGCGACCTTGGGCGAGCATCCGCAACTGCTGACGGACTCGGCACTCTGGAATCTGGCCGGCGAAGCGCTGCGCGGCTACACGCTCGACATGGCGTTGCCGAAGCCGTGCCCGGAATTCCTCGTCTGCGGATATGCGTACGGGAAACATGCGGGCGAGCGCAGCGGCGGCGCATGCGAGGTCGGGATCGGCGTCGCCGGCGTGGAAAAGCGGCTGCGGATATCCGGCGACCGGCAATGGGCCGGCGGGCGCGTCACGCCCGCGCGGCCGTTCGAGCAGTTGCCGCTCGACTGGGAATTCGCGTACGGCGGCGCGGGCTTCGCTGACAATCCACGAGGCCGCGGCGCGGAGCCGTCGCAAGACGGCGTCCGCCCTCTGCCTAACATCGAATACGCGCACAGCCCGATGCGTTTTCCCGACGAGCTTCCCGCGCCCGCCGGCTTCTGTCCGATCGACGCGACGTGGCCGCAGCGCGCGAGCCTGTCCGGCGAATACGACCGGCAATGGCTCGAAACGGATTTTCCCGGCTTTCCGCGCACGCTCGATCCGCGCTGCTTCAACATCGCGCCCGCGGATCAGCAATTGACGGGGCTCGCCGAATTTCCGGACGGCGTCGCCTACGAACTGACGCATCTGCATCCCGATCACGCGGTGCTGACGGGGCGCGTGCCGGCGCTGCGCGCGCGGTCGTTCGTCGTGCGCGCCGGCCGCGAGACGCCGGAGGAAATTCCGATGCGCTTGACGACCCTATGGTTCATTCCGCACCGCGAGCGCGTCGTGATGATCTATCACGGCGCGACGGCCGTCGCGCAGTTCGACGCGAGCGACGTGCAGGCATTGCTGCTCGGCGCCGACGCGAGCGGGCAGCCGAGGCCGCCCGAATGGTATCGGCAGGTGATCGAGTGGCGCACGCGACACGACAAGGCCGTGCTGTACGCGCTGCGCGATCGGGATCTGCTGCCCGAGCGCTATCTGCCGGCGGATTCGCCGGCTGAGCCCGCGGCCGCGACGCAGGGTGCGAGGCAGCGGCTCATGCGGGACCGGCTGAGCGCGTTTGCGGACGCGCGTCCGGTCGAGGAGCCCCGCCTCGATCAACTGGTCGAGTTCGTCGAGCGTCAGGAAGCGGCGGCCGACGAAGCGCGCGCGCGGCTCGAGGCGATGCGGCGCGATCTGCCGTCCGGGCGCGAAGCGCCGGCCGCGAAGCGGCGCGGCCCGCCGGCGCCGGCCGTTTTTCATGGCGACGGAGACGAGGCCGGGCAGGCGGCCGCCACCGATTGGTCGGGCATGCAGAAAATGCAACGCGATGCGCACGAGAGCCTTCGCAAGCTCTACCTGCAATCGGCCCAGCATCAGGACGCGCCGGACCGGCTGAGCGAGGCGGCGTCGGAATCGCGGCGCGCGTTCGTCGCCGCCGCCGTCGCGGCGGGGCGCTCGCTCGAGGGCGTCGACCTGACGGGCGCGGATCTTTCCGGCATGGATCTGCGCGGCGCGCGGCTTGCCGGCGCGATGTTCGAGAGCGCCGATCTGAGCGACGCCGATCTGTCGGGCGCGATCGTCGATCACGCCGTGCTGGTGCGCGCCGGTCTGAACCGGACGCGGTTCGTCAACGCCGATTTGACGGGCGCCAATCTCTCGCTCGCGGCGTGCGACGAGACGGACTTCTCGGGCGCGAACCTGAGCGATTGCATCGTCGAGCGCGTGCGGTTGCGAAAGTGTCGATTCGAAGGCGGCATCTTGTCGGACACCCGGTTCGGCGATTGCCGCTTCCATGAAGTCGATTTCAGCCGCGCCACGCTGCGCAATCTGATCGTCGTCGATCAATCGTTCGAGAACGTGAACTTCTCGAACGCGACGATCCGCAAGATGCTGCTGATGAACTGCTCGCTCGCCGACGTTCGGTTTTCGGCGGCCGACATCGACGGATTCGGAATCGTCGACGCGCGCACGCAAGCGCCGCTTCGCTTCGACGCGGCGAATCTCGTGAAGGCGTGCTTCGTCCAGCGCTGCGACGTCGCGCGCGCCGATTTCTCGTTCGCGACGCTCAGTGAGGTCAATTTTCGCGAAGCGGATCTCGACGCGGCGGATTTTCACGGGGCGCGCATCGGCAACTGCGACTTCACCGACGCGCGCCTGCGGGCCGCCAATCTGCGCGGCGCGAAAAGCGAAGGCAGCCACTTCGTGCGAACCGACTTCACCGGGGCCGATCTGCGGGACACCGATCTGATCGCCGCGTACCTGCGCGGCGCGACGCTGGACGGCGCCGATCTGCGCGGGGCCAATCTGTTTCGCGCGAATCTCTCGGAAGTCCTGTCCGACGGCGATACGCAATGGGCGGGCGCGTATCTCGACCACGCGATGCGGTTCCCGGCAGCGCGAGCGCGCCAATGA
- the tssF gene encoding type VI secretion system baseplate subunit TssF — MDPRLLDYYNQELIYMRELGAEFAHAHPKIARRLGMQAGEVADPYVERLIEAFCFMAARMQIKLDAEFPRFTGRLLEVLYPNYVAPTPSMAVARLYPSRTEGNLAEGFRIARGTAFTARVPAGEKTACQFRSGQDVTLYPLEIAEATLTGIPPDIPALDRYVASGTQVRGALRLRLRTTGNVRIADLKGLDRLPVYLAGDEQVASHLFELLHVAGVATIIAAPGEFAAPGRPLYAVTADALAHEGLGADEGLLPLTWSKFHGHNLLHEYFACPQRFYFFALTGLADGLRRVSGREVEIVVLLDQSPERLESVVDASRFALFCTPVVNLFARHTDRIELSTGQSEFHLVPARLAPLDYEVFSVEAMHGQVAATSAELEFRPLYQTLNDDEHNHGRYFSTRRERRLASDSARRYGTRTPYVGTEMFVSLVDQNEAPYSEEIRYLSVDALLTNRDLPTLVPRDGVRDLTIVESAPLESVGLIRAPTAPKAPYAERETAWRLIRQLNFNYLPLDELDHRAGGQGMRDLLRLFVTGDEADNRRQIESLIGVKTRPVTRKLPGAGPLVFGRGIECSLTVDEPGFSGVSPYLFGLVLEHYLARHVSINVFTQTELHSVQRGRIARWPVRMGARGGA, encoded by the coding sequence GTGGACCCGCGACTGCTCGACTACTACAACCAGGAACTGATCTACATGCGCGAGCTCGGGGCCGAGTTCGCGCACGCGCACCCGAAGATCGCGCGGCGCCTCGGCATGCAGGCGGGCGAGGTGGCCGATCCGTACGTCGAGCGGCTGATCGAGGCGTTCTGCTTCATGGCCGCGCGCATGCAGATCAAGCTCGACGCGGAGTTTCCGCGCTTCACGGGCCGGCTGCTGGAAGTGCTGTATCCGAACTACGTCGCGCCCACGCCGTCGATGGCGGTCGCGCGCCTGTATCCGAGCCGCACCGAAGGCAATCTCGCCGAAGGGTTTCGCATCGCGCGCGGCACCGCGTTCACCGCGCGCGTGCCGGCCGGCGAGAAGACCGCCTGCCAGTTCCGCAGCGGGCAGGACGTGACGCTCTATCCGCTGGAGATCGCGGAAGCGACGCTGACGGGCATCCCGCCCGACATCCCGGCGCTCGACCGCTACGTTGCGTCCGGCACGCAGGTGCGCGGCGCGTTGCGCCTGCGGCTGCGCACGACGGGCAACGTCCGCATCGCGGACCTGAAGGGGCTGGACCGGCTGCCGGTGTATCTGGCGGGCGACGAGCAGGTGGCCTCGCACCTGTTCGAACTGCTGCACGTGGCGGGCGTCGCGACGATCATCGCGGCGCCGGGCGAATTCGCGGCGCCGGGCCGGCCGCTTTACGCCGTGACGGCCGATGCGCTCGCCCACGAAGGGCTCGGCGCCGACGAAGGCCTGCTGCCGCTCACGTGGTCGAAGTTTCACGGGCACAACCTGCTGCACGAATACTTCGCGTGTCCGCAGCGGTTCTACTTCTTCGCGTTGACGGGCCTCGCCGACGGATTGCGCCGCGTGAGCGGCCGCGAGGTCGAGATCGTCGTGCTGCTCGACCAGTCGCCCGAGCGGCTCGAGAGCGTCGTCGACGCATCGCGCTTCGCGCTGTTCTGCACGCCCGTCGTCAACCTGTTCGCGCGCCACACGGACCGGATCGAGCTGTCGACGGGGCAGAGCGAATTTCACCTGGTGCCGGCGCGCCTCGCGCCGCTCGACTACGAGGTGTTTTCCGTCGAGGCGATGCACGGGCAGGTCGCGGCCACGTCCGCCGAGCTCGAGTTCCGGCCGCTTTACCAGACGCTCAACGACGACGAGCACAATCATGGACGCTATTTCTCGACACGGCGCGAGCGTCGGCTCGCATCGGACTCGGCGCGCCGCTACGGCACGCGCACGCCTTATGTCGGCACGGAGATGTTCGTATCCCTCGTCGATCAGAACGAGGCGCCTTATAGCGAGGAAATCCGCTACCTGTCGGTCGACGCGCTGCTGACGAACCGCGACCTGCCGACCCTCGTGCCGCGCGACGGCGTGCGCGACCTCACGATCGTCGAATCCGCGCCGCTCGAAAGCGTCGGCCTGATCCGCGCGCCGACCGCGCCGAAGGCGCCGTATGCGGAGCGCGAGACCGCGTGGCGGCTGATACGCCAGCTCAATTTCAACTATCTGCCGCTCGACGAGCTCGATCACCGCGCGGGCGGCCAGGGAATGCGCGATCTGCTGCGTCTGTTCGTGACGGGCGACGAGGCCGACAATCGCCGGCAGATCGAGAGCCTGATCGGCGTGAAGACGCGGCCCGTGACGAGAAAGCTGCCGGGCGCGGGCCCGCTCGTCTTCGGGCGCGGCATCGAATGCTCGCTCACCGTCGACGAGCCGGGTTTTTCCGGCGTGAGCCCGTACCTGTTCGGGCTGGTGCTCGAACACTATCTGGCGCGGCACGTGTCGATCAACGTTTTCACGCAGACCGAGCTGCATTCGGTCCAGCGCGGCCGCATCGCGCGCTGGCCGGTGCGCATGGGCGCGCGGGGAGGGGCTTGA
- a CDS encoding PAAR-like domain-containing protein, producing MVMVNSSAGGENMATSVNLTPPAGAPAPYPNRASRASAIPNVTNIFVGGGPAHNVATIIPMSSGDSAGAMGGAASGTVSSVSRNARGASKTLIAGMPATRMTDPTQQNSGNTIGAGSSPSQTIVLNLSG from the coding sequence ATGGTGATGGTGAATTCGAGCGCGGGCGGCGAAAACATGGCGACGAGCGTCAACCTCACGCCGCCGGCGGGCGCGCCCGCTCCTTATCCGAACAGGGCTTCGCGCGCGAGCGCGATACCGAATGTCACGAACATCTTCGTGGGCGGCGGTCCCGCCCACAACGTCGCGACGATCATTCCGATGTCGAGCGGCGACAGCGCGGGGGCGATGGGCGGGGCCGCGTCCGGCACCGTGTCGAGCGTCTCGCGCAACGCCCGGGGCGCGAGCAAGACCCTGATCGCCGGCATGCCGGCCACGCGCATGACCGACCCGACGCAGCAGAACAGCGGCAATACCATCGGTGCGGGTAGTTCTCCCAGTCAGACCATCGTGTTGAATCTGAGCGGTTGA
- a CDS encoding type VI secretion system Vgr family protein, with amino-acid sequence MPNLPAARTVEISGPALPTLPSGEPALWLSAIRGSEKLSEIYAYALECLTPPDSTLVDEQAANLDLKAMIGKALTVTVQLEGMGSFVAGMPGMSGTAHIGQGKREISGIVTRASFAGPLNRQCRYRLTMQPWIYLADQRSDYRIFQNRSVDEIIDEVLNAYSYSYDKRLSGRYPKLAFQVQYGETDFAFIQRLMQEHGIYWFFEHSNKVHRMVLVDHLGAHEPVASAAYRTLKYYPPGHKIDREYIDAFDTAECLQPGRWTTSDFDFEKPNARLRVENALPQETAHNGLERYEWPGDYANPEHGEHVARVRMEELRAQGERASGGGNVRDVVCGTTFSLEGYPCASANREYLVLGASFEAEETGGATGTGDHRISASFVVQPATTVFRPPRTVRKPRTRGPQTAVVTGPPGQDIWTDQYGRVKLKFHWDRSAARDQNSSCWVRVSYAWTGNNYGGVHIPRIGSEVIVDFENGDPDRPIVTGQVYNALHMPPWPLPDHATQSGMLSRTPAGSGENANMLRFEDKAGEEQVKLHAERNYDVSVERDSTIAVGRKHLTLVGLELPPVSSTRSPLDRLIEVLRLGGAPRPAAPAQQPAPQQQHQQQQHQQQRQPQPYQQLKRQRQFQRAGAFQALAANVAGALQGIVAVLSDPSMTASARTVQGASTSVVFGDTQGVNVGNKVTVTSGDTHAEVNGTASAKNANSVSLNGTSTSVTGYSTGVTGASVTTLGFGVSTNGTTVTTNGATIGSTRVAIATKANDYTLIEGIKISF; translated from the coding sequence ATGCCGAATTTACCCGCCGCTCGCACCGTCGAGATCAGCGGCCCCGCGTTGCCGACGTTGCCGTCGGGCGAGCCCGCCCTTTGGCTGAGCGCGATCCGCGGCAGCGAAAAGCTGTCGGAGATCTACGCGTACGCGCTGGAGTGCCTGACGCCGCCGGATTCGACGCTCGTCGACGAGCAGGCCGCGAACCTCGACTTGAAGGCGATGATCGGCAAGGCGCTGACGGTGACGGTCCAGCTCGAAGGCATGGGCTCGTTCGTGGCGGGCATGCCGGGCATGTCCGGCACCGCCCACATCGGGCAGGGCAAGCGCGAGATCAGCGGCATCGTGACCCGGGCGAGCTTCGCGGGCCCGTTGAACCGGCAGTGCCGATACCGGCTGACGATGCAGCCGTGGATCTATCTGGCCGACCAGCGCTCGGACTACCGGATCTTCCAGAACCGGAGCGTGGACGAGATCATCGACGAAGTGCTGAACGCGTACTCATATTCGTACGACAAGCGGTTGAGCGGCCGGTATCCGAAGCTCGCCTTTCAGGTGCAGTACGGCGAGACGGATTTCGCGTTCATTCAGCGGCTGATGCAGGAGCACGGCATCTACTGGTTCTTCGAGCACTCGAACAAGGTGCATCGGATGGTGCTCGTCGATCACCTCGGCGCGCACGAGCCGGTGGCGAGCGCCGCGTACCGCACGCTGAAGTATTACCCGCCCGGGCACAAGATCGATCGCGAATACATCGACGCGTTCGATACGGCGGAGTGCCTTCAGCCCGGCCGCTGGACCACGAGCGATTTCGATTTCGAGAAGCCGAACGCGCGTCTTCGCGTCGAGAACGCGCTGCCGCAGGAGACGGCGCACAACGGGCTCGAACGGTACGAATGGCCGGGCGATTATGCGAACCCCGAGCACGGCGAGCATGTCGCGCGGGTGCGCATGGAGGAACTGCGCGCGCAGGGCGAGCGCGCGTCGGGCGGCGGCAACGTGCGCGACGTCGTGTGCGGCACCACGTTCTCGCTCGAGGGCTATCCGTGCGCGAGCGCGAATCGCGAGTATCTGGTGCTCGGCGCGTCGTTCGAGGCCGAGGAAACGGGCGGGGCGACGGGAACGGGCGACCATCGGATCAGCGCGTCGTTCGTCGTGCAGCCGGCGACCACCGTGTTCCGGCCGCCGCGCACCGTGCGCAAGCCGCGCACGCGCGGGCCGCAGACCGCGGTCGTGACCGGGCCGCCAGGGCAGGACATCTGGACCGATCAATACGGCCGGGTCAAATTGAAATTCCACTGGGATCGCTCGGCTGCGCGTGACCAGAATTCGTCGTGCTGGGTGCGCGTGTCGTATGCGTGGACGGGGAACAACTACGGGGGCGTCCACATTCCGCGGATCGGCTCGGAAGTGATCGTCGATTTCGAGAACGGCGATCCGGACCGGCCCATCGTGACGGGGCAGGTCTACAACGCGCTGCACATGCCGCCGTGGCCGCTGCCGGACCACGCGACGCAAAGCGGGATGCTGAGCCGCACGCCGGCCGGCAGCGGCGAGAACGCGAACATGCTGCGCTTCGAGGACAAGGCGGGCGAGGAGCAGGTCAAGCTGCACGCGGAGCGCAACTACGACGTATCCGTCGAGCGGGATTCGACGATCGCCGTCGGGCGCAAGCACTTGACGCTGGTGGGGCTGGAGCTGCCGCCCGTGTCGTCCACGCGCTCGCCGCTGGATCGGCTGATCGAGGTGCTGCGGCTCGGGGGCGCGCCGCGTCCCGCCGCGCCGGCGCAGCAGCCTGCGCCGCAGCAGCAACACCAACAGCAGCAACATCAGCAACAGCGGCAACCACAGCCGTATCAGCAATTGAAACGGCAGCGGCAGTTCCAACGCGCGGGCGCGTTTCAGGCGCTCGCCGCGAATGTCGCGGGCGCGCTGCAGGGCATCGTGGCCGTGCTCTCGGACCCGTCGATGACCGCATCGGCGCGCACCGTGCAAGGCGCGTCGACGTCGGTCGTGTTCGGCGACACGCAGGGCGTGAACGTCGGCAACAAAGTGACGGTCACGAGCGGAGACACGCACGCGGAAGTCAATGGAACGGCTTCCGCGAAGAACGCGAACAGCGTCTCGCTGAACGGCACGAGCACGAGCGTCACCGGCTATTCCACGGGCGTGACCGGAGCGAGCGTCACCACGCTGGGATTCGGCGTCTCGACGAACGGAACAACGGTCACGACGAATGGCGCGACCATCGGTTCGACGAGGGTGGCGATCGCAACTAAAGCGAACGATTACACCTTGATCGAAGGAATCAAGATCTCCTTCTGA
- a CDS encoding pentapeptide repeat-containing protein, translating into MRASLEQLRDAVAQGHVIKGVVIDSANLDGQDWSAGVFEQVRFAGVAMRGARLGEAVFNECEFRGVDMQCADLSKCTFHACRLDDVNLSESRLHGFTMSSTVAAGVDFRLAHAHGFNCLQSDIGDCSFQRGRIESSVFSETRLGRADFTAAVVRKAVFFQLDLTQAILRDATFSDAVFVEADLAGQCLRGQRMHRCQFAGANLTNVDFTAANLAYCNFQRARLSGARLDEIDAPYAVFVEADAQGAVCRHAALEGSLWVRADIRQADFTGSTLERAVLQHARCGASRFSRARLAGADFSGADLTGAEFDGAGFARTLFHDAVAPDIAWHAHPGALARDSALSEAQAWSRRRDEALRRERE; encoded by the coding sequence ATGAGAGCGAGCCTCGAGCAATTGCGCGACGCCGTCGCCCAAGGCCATGTAATCAAGGGCGTCGTGATCGATTCGGCGAACCTCGACGGGCAGGATTGGTCGGCAGGCGTGTTCGAGCAGGTGCGGTTCGCCGGCGTCGCGATGCGGGGCGCGCGGCTCGGCGAAGCCGTCTTCAACGAATGCGAATTCCGAGGCGTCGACATGCAATGCGCGGATTTGTCGAAGTGCACGTTCCACGCGTGCCGGCTCGACGATGTGAACCTCTCGGAAAGCCGCCTCCACGGGTTCACGATGAGCTCGACGGTTGCCGCCGGCGTGGATTTTCGCCTCGCGCACGCGCACGGCTTCAACTGCCTGCAAAGCGATATCGGCGATTGCAGCTTTCAACGCGGGCGCATCGAATCGTCGGTGTTCAGCGAGACGCGGCTGGGGCGCGCCGATTTCACGGCGGCCGTCGTCCGCAAGGCGGTCTTCTTCCAGCTCGATCTGACGCAGGCGATCTTGCGCGACGCGACCTTCAGCGACGCCGTCTTCGTCGAAGCCGATCTTGCCGGCCAGTGCTTGCGCGGCCAGCGGATGCATCGCTGCCAGTTCGCCGGCGCGAATCTGACGAACGTCGATTTCACCGCCGCCAACCTCGCTTACTGCAATTTCCAGCGCGCCAGGCTGAGCGGCGCGCGGCTGGACGAAATCGACGCACCGTACGCGGTGTTCGTCGAGGCCGACGCGCAGGGCGCCGTGTGCCGTCATGCCGCGCTGGAGGGCAGCCTCTGGGTGCGGGCCGACATTCGGCAAGCCGACTTCACCGGCTCGACGCTGGAGCGGGCCGTGCTCCAGCACGCGCGATGCGGCGCGTCGCGCTTTTCGCGGGCGCGCCTCGCGGGCGCGGATTTTTCCGGCGCGGATCTGACCGGCGCCGAATTCGACGGCGCGGGTTTCGCGCGAACCCTGTTTCACGACGCGGTCGCGCCCGACATCGCATGGCACGCGCATCCCGGCGCGCTGGCGCGCGATTCGGCGTTGTCGGAGGCGCAAGCGTGGTCGCGGCGACGAGACGAAGCGCTGCGTCGCGAGCGCGAGTGA
- a CDS encoding alpha/beta hydrolase yields the protein MERLYRGMGRAALDRAYNNTRAIANFPAVLADFRTRSAALYERVRGRRDLRYGDRPRERFDWLPGGRANAPTFVFIHGGYWQNCAKEDFAFVAHGPLARGFNVVLAEYTLAPDASMTQIVDEIGRLIDHLRADRDGLGTAGRPLCLSGHSAGGHLSALHRGHAFVTSALAISPLVDLEPISLSWLNEKLQLSEREIAAYSPLWHVGKGAPTVVAVGADELPELVRQADDYTAACAAAGEPVWGAHVPGCTHFSVLDDLAQPNGTLMRLLDAAIAGSGHGGDERADEERR from the coding sequence ATGGAACGACTGTATCGCGGCATGGGCCGCGCGGCGCTCGACAGGGCGTACAACAACACTCGGGCGATTGCGAATTTCCCGGCGGTATTGGCCGATTTCCGCACGCGCAGCGCCGCGCTGTACGAGCGCGTTCGCGGCCGGCGCGACTTGCGCTACGGCGATCGGCCGCGCGAGCGTTTCGACTGGCTTCCCGGCGGCCGCGCGAACGCGCCGACCTTCGTGTTCATTCACGGCGGATATTGGCAGAACTGCGCGAAAGAGGATTTCGCGTTCGTGGCGCACGGGCCGCTCGCACGCGGATTCAACGTCGTGCTGGCCGAGTACACGCTTGCGCCCGACGCGTCGATGACGCAGATCGTCGACGAAATCGGCCGCTTGATCGATCATCTGCGCGCCGATCGGGACGGCCTCGGCACCGCGGGACGGCCGCTTTGCCTGAGCGGGCATTCGGCGGGCGGACATCTGAGCGCGTTGCATCGCGGCCATGCGTTCGTGACGAGCGCGCTCGCGATCAGCCCGCTCGTCGATCTCGAACCGATCAGCCTGTCGTGGCTCAACGAGAAACTGCAGTTGAGCGAGCGCGAAATCGCGGCCTACAGCCCGTTGTGGCACGTCGGAAAGGGCGCGCCGACGGTCGTCGCGGTCGGCGCCGACGAACTGCCTGAGCTCGTGCGCCAGGCGGACGACTATACGGCTGCGTGCGCGGCGGCGGGCGAGCCGGTATGGGGCGCCCACGTGCCGGGCTGCACGCATTTTTCCGTGCTGGACGATCTGGCGCAGCCGAACGGCACGCTGATGCGTCTGCTCGACGCGGCCATTGCCGGTTCCGGGCACGGCGGCGACGAGCGGGCAGACGAAGAGCGCCGGTAG
- a CDS encoding type VI secretion system protein TssA, translating into MASVDADAPCGADLEYDPEFVVLSAKVAPRSDAQYGDFVGMPEPVNWSDVDRDCRRLMTRSKDMRVAVLFARCRTRLAGAAGLAEGVGLLAAWLAAFPDAIHPRADVDADRDAALEIRMNALQALTDSDGLLADVREIVLIGATATRLQVRDVERAFAQPRPGDALAPESVARQLADLRAQQPAALAGFDEALASAAAIRAWSRAHLGAYVPDLSALEGLLRHVAGRGARTDHAAPAPAPADAPPTQEAGRVRADRPARAQAQAHAQTSVEREAAPTVESNERGAVATPLDRYAARALIREAREWFEQHEPSSPIPVLLRRAEYFVGKRYAEVARAIPVELLAQWGDGES; encoded by the coding sequence ATGGCGAGCGTCGATGCGGACGCGCCTTGCGGAGCGGACCTTGAATACGATCCCGAATTCGTCGTGCTGTCGGCGAAGGTCGCGCCCCGCTCGGACGCGCAGTACGGCGACTTCGTCGGGATGCCCGAACCCGTGAACTGGAGCGACGTCGACCGCGACTGCCGTCGGCTGATGACGCGCAGCAAGGACATGCGCGTCGCGGTTCTGTTCGCCCGGTGCCGCACCCGGCTCGCCGGCGCGGCCGGGCTGGCCGAAGGCGTCGGCCTGCTCGCCGCGTGGCTCGCCGCGTTCCCCGATGCGATTCATCCGCGGGCCGACGTCGACGCGGATCGCGACGCGGCGCTCGAGATCCGGATGAATGCGCTGCAGGCGCTGACCGATTCCGACGGCCTGCTCGCGGACGTGCGCGAGATCGTGCTGATCGGCGCGACCGCGACGCGCCTGCAGGTGCGCGACGTGGAGCGCGCGTTTGCGCAACCGCGCCCGGGCGACGCGCTCGCGCCCGAATCCGTCGCGCGCCAGCTCGCGGATCTGCGCGCGCAGCAGCCGGCCGCGCTCGCGGGCTTCGACGAAGCGCTCGCGAGCGCGGCCGCGATTCGCGCATGGAGCCGCGCGCATCTCGGTGCGTATGTGCCCGATCTGTCGGCGCTCGAAGGGCTGCTTCGACATGTCGCGGGGCGAGGCGCGCGCACGGACCACGCGGCCCCGGCGCCGGCCCCCGCCGATGCGCCGCCGACGCAGGAGGCGGGCCGCGTGCGAGCGGACCGCCCCGCGCGGGCTCAGGCGCAGGCTCACGCTCAGACGTCCGTCGAACGCGAGGCGGCGCCGACGGTCGAGTCGAACGAACGCGGCGCGGTCGCGACGCCGCTCGATCGCTACGCCGCGCGCGCGTTGATCCGGGAGGCGCGCGAGTGGTTCGAGCAGCACGAGCCGAGCAGTCCGATTCCGGTGCTGCTCAGGCGCGCCGAGTATTTCGTCGGCAAGCGCTATGCGGAAGTGGCGCGGGCGATTCCGGTCGAGCTGCTCGCGCAGTGGGGCGACGGCGAATCCTGA
- a CDS encoding DUF3540 domain-containing protein translates to MNPTVMEAPRSRAAPAMQEKAATVADALSDGSFVVECEGASVRCRRAFSCLVEPRAGDRVAICTADARCVYVTAILERPNADAVHVCVRGDLVLEATQNVYLKSDGALCLTGRERVSVSAERLALSALDASLSADKTTLASAEVHGRLGTIRLIGRMLETVIDHVAQSCRSSFRSVETVEHLRAAQIDHAASGNLRLHAKNALLTAERLSKIDAGQIHLG, encoded by the coding sequence ATGAATCCGACCGTGATGGAAGCACCGCGCAGCCGCGCCGCGCCTGCGATGCAAGAGAAAGCGGCGACGGTCGCGGATGCGCTGTCCGACGGCTCGTTCGTCGTCGAATGCGAAGGCGCGAGCGTTCGCTGCCGGCGCGCGTTCAGCTGTCTCGTCGAGCCGCGAGCGGGCGACCGCGTCGCGATTTGCACGGCCGATGCGCGATGCGTCTACGTGACGGCGATCCTGGAGCGCCCGAACGCGGACGCCGTGCACGTGTGCGTTCGGGGCGACCTCGTGCTGGAGGCGACGCAAAACGTCTATCTGAAGAGCGACGGCGCCCTGTGCCTGACGGGGCGGGAGCGCGTATCGGTCAGCGCGGAGCGGCTGGCCTTGTCGGCCCTCGACGCGTCGCTGTCCGCCGACAAGACGACGCTCGCCAGCGCGGAAGTTCACGGCCGGCTCGGGACGATTCGTCTGATCGGCCGGATGCTGGAGACGGTGATCGACCACGTCGCGCAATCGTGCCGAAGCAGTTTCCGTTCGGTTGAGACGGTCGAGCACTTGCGGGCGGCGCAGATCGATCACGCGGCGAGCGGCAACCTGCGCCTGCATGCGAAGAACGCGCTGCTCACGGCCGAGCGGCTGTCGAAGATCGATGCCGGGCAAATACATCTGGGTTAG